The following coding sequences lie in one Benincasa hispida cultivar B227 chromosome 6, ASM972705v1, whole genome shotgun sequence genomic window:
- the LOC120079198 gene encoding uncharacterized protein LOC120079198, translating into MDIQASSNFSSISPPVFNGDNYQVWAVHMMAYMEALDIWEAMEKDYEIPDLLNNPTMAQIKLQKEKKIRKSKAKACLFVAVSSTIFTRIMTLKLAYGIWNYLKLEFEGDARTKGMHDSRIVEKILVTVPKKFEASISALENTKDLTQITLAEILNALQAQKQRRAMKLEGVVEGALQAKPENARNNKKNQNLNGKSSANNKKWVLSSMPTLQ; encoded by the exons ATGGACATTCAAGCAAGTTCCAATTTTTCTTCAATCTCTCCACCAGTGTTTAATGGAGACAACTACCAAGTTTGGGCAGTTCATATGATGGCATATATGGAAGCTTTGGATATTTGGGAAGCTATGGAAAAGGATTATGAAATTCCTGACCTCCTAAACAATCCTACCATGGCACAGATTAAATTgcagaaggagaaaaagataaGGAAATCCAAGGCAAAGGCTTGTTTGTTTGTTGCAGTCTCATCTACTATATTCACTCGGATTATGACTCTAAAATTAGCATATGGGATATGGAATTATCTCAAGTTAGAGTTTGAGGGAGATGCAAGAACCAAAGGAATGCAT GACTCAAGAATTGTTGAAAAGATTCTTGTAACAGTGCCTAAAAAATTTGAGGCATCTATTTCAGCCTTGGAAAATACCAAGGATCTAACTCAAATTACTCTTGCAGAAATTCTCAATGCTTTACAAGCACAGAAGCAAAGAAGAGCTATGAAACTAGAAGGTGTTGTTGAAGGAGCCTTGCAAGCCAAACCTGAGAATGCAAGGAACAATAAGAAGAATCAAAATCTTAATGGAAAATCCTCAGCCAACAATAAAAAATGGGTCCTATCCTCCATGCCAACATTGCAATAG